The following proteins are co-located in the Microbacterium sp. Clip185 genome:
- a CDS encoding NAD-dependent succinate-semialdehyde dehydrogenase, with protein sequence MSSEYAVVNPATGEQLATYPALSDAELEQKLAASESAYRRWREMPVAERAVLVRRAAELHRERRDELAAIAVREMGKPLAAALGEVDFAADITEFYADHADQITSDRPIDILGEGSAVIRPTPLGVLLGIMPWNFPFYQVARFAAPNLVLGNTILLKHAPQCPESSAAIEAIYRDAGLPEGSYLNLYASNEQAATIIADPRVQGVSVTGSERAGAAVAEIAGRNLKKVALELGGSDPFIVLSTPDLDATVAAAVEARMDNNGQSCNAPKRFIVVDELYDAFLEKFTAAMAETPVGDPFAEETLLGPLSSLAAAERLEAQVDTAVAQGARLVTGGTRDGAFYAPTVLTDVTSEMDVYREELFGPAGVVYRVRDEEDAVRVANDTSFGLGSYVYTTDPAQAERVADRIEAGMVYVNCVLADSPELPFGGVKRSGTGREMGLLAADEFVNKKLIRIAD encoded by the coding sequence ATGAGCAGCGAATACGCGGTCGTGAACCCCGCCACCGGTGAGCAGCTGGCGACCTACCCCGCCCTCAGCGATGCCGAACTCGAGCAGAAGCTCGCCGCGTCCGAGAGCGCCTACCGTCGGTGGCGCGAGATGCCGGTCGCCGAGCGCGCCGTCCTCGTGCGGCGAGCCGCCGAACTGCACCGCGAGCGCCGCGACGAGCTGGCGGCCATCGCCGTGCGCGAGATGGGAAAGCCCCTGGCCGCGGCCCTCGGCGAGGTCGACTTCGCCGCCGACATCACCGAGTTCTACGCCGATCACGCCGACCAGATCACCTCGGACCGTCCGATCGACATCCTGGGCGAGGGGTCGGCCGTCATCCGCCCGACGCCGCTCGGGGTGCTGCTGGGCATCATGCCGTGGAACTTCCCCTTCTACCAGGTGGCCCGTTTCGCGGCTCCGAACCTTGTGCTGGGCAACACGATCCTGCTCAAGCACGCGCCGCAATGCCCCGAGTCGTCCGCGGCCATCGAGGCGATCTACCGGGATGCGGGTCTGCCGGAGGGGTCGTACCTGAACCTCTACGCGAGCAACGAGCAGGCGGCGACGATCATCGCCGATCCGCGCGTGCAGGGGGTGTCGGTCACGGGCTCCGAGCGCGCCGGCGCCGCGGTCGCGGAGATCGCCGGTCGCAACCTGAAGAAGGTCGCGCTGGAGCTCGGCGGATCCGACCCGTTCATCGTGCTCTCCACCCCGGATCTCGATGCCACGGTCGCCGCCGCCGTCGAGGCGCGCATGGACAACAACGGGCAGTCCTGCAACGCTCCCAAGCGCTTCATCGTGGTCGATGAGCTGTACGACGCCTTCCTCGAGAAGTTCACCGCTGCGATGGCAGAGACTCCCGTCGGCGATCCTTTCGCCGAGGAGACCCTGCTCGGGCCGCTCTCGTCTCTCGCGGCCGCAGAGCGGCTCGAGGCGCAGGTCGACACGGCTGTCGCGCAGGGCGCTCGCCTGGTGACCGGTGGCACCCGTGACGGCGCGTTCTACGCGCCCACGGTGCTCACGGATGTCACGTCGGAGATGGACGTGTACCGCGAGGAGCTCTTCGGGCCCGCCGGTGTCGTCTACCGCGTCCGGGATGAGGAGGACGCGGTGCGCGTGGCGAACGACACGAGCTTCGGGCTCGGCTCCTACGTGTACACGACCGACCCCGCCCAGGCCGAGCGTGTGGCGGATCGGATCGAGGCCGGCATGGTCTACGTCAACTGCGTGCTGGCCGATTCGCCCGAGCTGCCGTTCGGCGGGGTGAAGCGCTCCGGCACGGGTCGTGAGATGGGCTTGCTGGCGGCGGACGAATTCGTCAACAAGAAGCTCATCCGCATCGCCGACTGA
- a CDS encoding APC family permease: MMSAPESQAVAADTGGLSKKGLSAGTVGLIGAVVIGISCIAPAYTLTAALGPTVSAVGVQVPAIILVGFIPMLLVAFGYRELNRRMPDSGTSFTWATRAFGPWIGWMAGWGLIAATILVLSNLAGIAVDFLFLLIAQITQNPSIADIAAQPGINVLVCLAFMAAATFISYRDMQTTQKLQYVLVGFQVVVLVVFAVAAIIETVNGNGFDPTPFDWSWFDPFAVSSFSSFAAGLSLSIFIFWGWDVTLTMNEETKDPDKTPGRAATITVLVIVALYLLLAVSLIMFAGVGTGEFGLGNPDIQDNVFFHLSGPVLGPLAALVSLAVLTSSASSLQSTFVSPARTLLAMGHYGALPERFAKVSPRFFTPGFATIVASVVASVFYAVMRFVSENVLWDTITALGMMICFYYGLTAFACVWYFRKQWFDSVRAFVFTFLFPLVGGAILAVLFVTTLIDSMDPDYGSGSQIFGLGLVFVLGVTVILLGVVIMIWQAVKRPDFFRGRTLSLDAPESLRRRRR, encoded by the coding sequence ATGATGAGCGCACCCGAATCGCAGGCCGTCGCCGCCGACACCGGCGGACTCTCCAAGAAGGGGCTCTCCGCGGGAACGGTGGGCCTGATCGGCGCCGTCGTCATCGGCATCTCCTGCATCGCACCCGCCTACACGCTGACGGCGGCGCTGGGACCCACGGTCTCGGCGGTCGGCGTGCAGGTGCCGGCGATCATCCTCGTCGGCTTCATCCCGATGCTGCTGGTGGCCTTCGGCTACCGCGAGTTGAACCGGCGCATGCCCGACTCCGGCACCTCGTTCACATGGGCCACGCGCGCCTTCGGCCCGTGGATCGGCTGGATGGCCGGATGGGGGCTGATCGCCGCCACCATCCTGGTGCTCTCCAACCTCGCCGGAATCGCCGTCGACTTCCTGTTCCTGCTGATCGCCCAGATCACCCAGAATCCCTCGATCGCCGACATCGCGGCCCAACCGGGGATCAACGTCCTCGTATGCCTCGCCTTCATGGCGGCGGCGACCTTCATCTCGTACCGCGACATGCAGACGACGCAGAAGCTGCAGTACGTGCTGGTCGGCTTCCAGGTCGTCGTGCTGGTCGTCTTCGCCGTCGCGGCGATCATCGAGACGGTCAACGGCAACGGGTTCGATCCGACGCCGTTCGACTGGTCCTGGTTCGATCCGTTCGCCGTCTCGTCGTTCAGCTCCTTCGCCGCGGGTCTCTCGCTGTCGATCTTCATCTTCTGGGGCTGGGACGTGACCCTCACCATGAACGAGGAGACGAAGGATCCCGACAAGACGCCGGGTCGGGCCGCCACCATCACGGTGCTCGTGATCGTCGCGCTCTACCTGCTGCTCGCCGTCTCGCTCATCATGTTCGCCGGTGTCGGCACGGGGGAGTTCGGACTCGGCAACCCCGACATCCAGGACAACGTGTTCTTCCACCTGTCGGGGCCGGTGCTGGGCCCGCTCGCGGCCCTCGTGTCGCTCGCGGTGCTCACCAGCTCCGCATCATCGCTGCAGTCGACCTTCGTGTCGCCGGCGCGCACGCTGCTGGCCATGGGGCACTACGGCGCGCTGCCGGAGCGCTTCGCCAAGGTGAGCCCGCGCTTCTTCACCCCGGGCTTCGCGACGATCGTCGCCTCCGTCGTCGCGTCGGTGTTCTACGCCGTCATGCGCTTCGTCAGCGAGAACGTCCTGTGGGACACCATCACCGCCCTCGGCATGATGATCTGCTTCTATTACGGTCTGACCGCTTTCGCGTGCGTCTGGTACTTCCGCAAGCAGTGGTTCGACTCGGTGCGCGCCTTCGTGTTCACCTTCCTCTTCCCGCTCGTGGGCGGGGCGATCCTCGCGGTGCTGTTCGTGACGACGCTGATCGACTCCATGGACCCCGACTACGGCTCGGGCTCGCAGATCTTCGGTCTGGGACTCGTGTTCGTGCTGGGCGTGACCGTCATCCTGCTGGGCGTCGTGATCATGATCTGGCAGGCGGTCAAGCGTCCCGACTTCTTCCGCGGGCGCACGCTGAGCCTGGATGCGCCCGAGAGCCTGCGCCGCCGCCGGCGGTGA
- a CDS encoding universal stress protein has product MAAPVVVGYTATDAGADALALGARIAVATGSVLEIVMVLPGERSVITPPDAGYDRHVRERAREWLARASETLKDTVAHGRHVRYGESFAEGLIAAAAEFGAGMIVVGAANGGLRGRHRLGTVANELMHSSDVPVVLAPEGAREVAASVGIQRVTAAIGTRPGGDVLLAEAASLATASGAPLRLLSLATVDLPAGVDTGVIRLTEATHAETVLAQARASLGEGSVADVVSAQGADIEDAVSQIEWLPGEIAMVGSSRLAQPRRLFLGSTAAKMLHVLPVPMIVVPRTRNAEGAR; this is encoded by the coding sequence ATGGCCGCGCCGGTGGTCGTCGGCTATACCGCGACGGATGCGGGCGCCGATGCGCTCGCCCTCGGAGCACGGATCGCGGTCGCGACCGGATCGGTGCTCGAGATCGTGATGGTCCTGCCGGGGGAGCGCTCGGTCATCACCCCTCCCGACGCCGGATACGACCGCCACGTGCGCGAGCGGGCGCGCGAGTGGCTGGCGCGGGCTTCCGAGACGTTGAAGGACACGGTCGCCCACGGTCGTCACGTCCGCTACGGCGAGTCGTTCGCCGAGGGCCTCATCGCCGCCGCGGCCGAGTTCGGTGCCGGCATGATCGTGGTGGGCGCCGCGAACGGCGGTCTCCGCGGCCGCCACCGTCTCGGCACCGTCGCCAACGAGCTCATGCACTCCTCCGACGTGCCGGTCGTGCTCGCTCCGGAGGGTGCGCGCGAGGTGGCCGCATCCGTCGGCATTCAGCGGGTCACCGCGGCCATCGGCACCCGGCCGGGCGGCGATGTGCTCCTGGCGGAGGCGGCGAGCCTCGCCACCGCGTCGGGTGCGCCCCTGCGTCTGCTGTCGCTCGCGACGGTCGATCTGCCGGCGGGCGTCGACACCGGCGTCATCCGCCTCACCGAGGCGACGCACGCCGAAACGGTGCTCGCTCAGGCGCGCGCATCGCTCGGCGAAGGATCCGTGGCCGACGTCGTCAGCGCGCAGGGCGCCGACATCGAGGATGCGGTGTCGCAGATCGAATGGCTCCCCGGCGAGATCGCCATGGTCGGATCGAGCCGGCTCGCGCAGCCGCGGCGGCTGTTCCTGGGGTCGACGGCGGCGAAGATGCTGCACGTGCTGCCCGTTCCCATGATCGTGGTGCCACGCACCCGCAACGCAGAAGGGGCTCGATGA
- a CDS encoding flavin monoamine oxidase family protein, with the protein MSNTEIIRDVVVIGAGAAGLTAANDLRTAGLSVAVLEARDRVGGRLWTDTIEGAMLEIGGQWISPDQQALIDTVAELGLSTFSRYREGDSVYVGPDGTVTRFTGDVFPVAPATAAEIERITADLDAMVAEIDPDRPWAHPKAAEWDTISWDGWLRSQTDDDEAVRNLAFATGSAMLTKPTHAFSLLQSLLMAASAGSYSHLVDADFILDKRVVGGLQQVPLLLAERLGEDVLLDQPVRSLTWDQDGVVAEAASVTVRARRAILALAPVLYPRISFVPPLPRLQQQMHQHISMGFVIKVHAVYDRPFWREQGLSGTAFSPYELSHEAYDNTNHGDERGTLVGFVSDRNADDLFRLDAAERKERILESLSHYYGPEAKSPIVYYESDWGSEEWTRGAYAASFDLGGLHRYGADLRTAIGPIHLACSDMAGAGYQHVDGAIRMGHRAASEILEELR; encoded by the coding sequence ATGAGCAACACCGAGATCATCAGAGACGTCGTCGTCATCGGCGCGGGAGCAGCTGGCCTCACCGCCGCGAACGACCTCCGCACAGCCGGTCTGTCCGTCGCTGTTCTCGAGGCGCGCGATCGCGTCGGCGGGCGGCTGTGGACCGACACGATCGAGGGCGCGATGCTCGAGATCGGCGGCCAGTGGATCTCACCCGACCAGCAGGCGCTCATCGACACGGTCGCAGAGCTGGGCCTGTCCACCTTCTCGCGCTACCGCGAGGGAGACAGCGTCTACGTCGGCCCCGACGGCACGGTGACCCGCTTCACGGGAGACGTCTTCCCGGTGGCCCCGGCAACGGCCGCCGAGATCGAACGCATCACCGCCGACCTGGATGCGATGGTCGCCGAGATCGACCCCGACCGGCCGTGGGCGCACCCGAAGGCGGCCGAGTGGGACACCATCTCGTGGGACGGCTGGCTGCGTTCCCAGACCGACGACGACGAGGCGGTGCGCAACCTCGCCTTCGCCACCGGCTCGGCGATGCTCACCAAGCCGACGCACGCATTCTCGCTCCTGCAGTCGCTCTTGATGGCGGCCAGCGCCGGCAGCTACTCCCATCTCGTCGACGCGGACTTCATCCTCGACAAGCGCGTGGTCGGCGGCCTCCAGCAGGTGCCCCTGCTGCTCGCGGAGCGCCTGGGAGAGGACGTGCTGCTGGACCAGCCGGTGCGCTCCCTGACCTGGGACCAGGACGGCGTCGTGGCAGAGGCCGCATCCGTCACGGTCCGCGCTCGGCGCGCCATTCTCGCGCTCGCGCCCGTGCTGTACCCCCGCATCTCCTTCGTGCCGCCGCTGCCGCGGCTGCAGCAGCAGATGCACCAGCACATCTCGATGGGATTCGTCATCAAGGTGCACGCGGTCTACGACCGTCCGTTCTGGCGCGAGCAGGGTCTGTCCGGCACCGCGTTCAGTCCGTACGAGCTCTCGCACGAGGCCTATGACAACACGAACCACGGCGACGAGCGCGGCACGCTGGTCGGCTTCGTCTCCGACCGCAACGCGGACGACCTGTTCCGACTGGACGCGGCCGAGCGCAAGGAGCGCATTCTCGAGTCGCTCTCGCACTACTACGGCCCCGAGGCCAAGAGCCCGATCGTCTACTACGAGAGCGACTGGGGCAGCGAGGAGTGGACCCGTGGCGCGTACGCGGCGAGCTTCGACCTGGGCGGCCTCCACCGCTACGGAGCCGATCTGCGCACGGCGATCGGTCCCATCCACCTCGCCTGCAGCGACATGGCGGGCGCCGGCTACCAGCACGTCGACGGTGCGATCCGGATGGGGCACCGCGCCGCATCCGAGATCCTCGAGGAGCTGCGCTGA